A single genomic interval of Zingiber officinale cultivar Zhangliang chromosome 4A, Zo_v1.1, whole genome shotgun sequence harbors:
- the LOC121970805 gene encoding starch synthase 3, chloroplastic/amyloplastic-like, translating into MAMSLQPQWALSCRRTTSANTRVRVMPVLGLFSRSSLRYQEVRIKFIPCALASSDYSKRHPKRILIPKTKASSTPRGFAPIARPLVGTSTQKRDQNDTEDKEPSHTPSSTLTDKIFTRDSQVADKNFSGIPFTATIDTECDVPTVLSGNEEHGQGLGTLYVKVDHSDKIIENGEKNGQFNEVERHVALGNDQIGGISISEKTSIADQQEEKPSNRENNFDKDDTDFGDSLLKHREEFDALKQRKQLEDLANENFSRGNKIFVTPEVVTPDQVIKIFLNQNLSVLATETEILIKGAYNGWKWKFFTEKLQKTNLIGDWWACELYVPKEAYRVDFVFFNGADVYENNDYKDFSISVEGDMDETKFEEFLLEEKKKELERLAAEENEKKRLAEEQRQREAEKAAIESDRLQAKTQVEKRRQGLHHVMKLASQSAHHVWQMEPSLFEGGDRIKLYYNRSSHPLAHASEIWVHGGHNNWSEGLSIVRELSRSEKVDGDWWCVDVVVPDQAVVLDWVFANGPPGKAVCYDNNNLNDFHATVPKGMPDELFWVEEEQRIFRKLQEDRRKKAEKIERVKAETKERTMKMFLLSQKHIVYTEPVDVQAGKMVSIFYNPSNTVLNGKPEVWFRCSFNRWSHPKGPLPPQKMVLAENGSHHKITVKVPIDAYMMDFVFSEKEDGGLYDNRNKMDYHIPVTGSIAKEPPMHIVHISVEMAPIAKVGGLGDVVTSLSRAVQDLGHKVDVILPNYNCMNLNNVKDFHYHSTFSWGGTEIKVMFGKVEGLSVYFLEPQNGMFSVGCIYGRNDDGNRFGFFCHAALEFLLQSGFQPDILHCHDWSSAPVAWLFKEHYIHNGLSNSRVVFTIHNLEFGIQNIARAMMFADKATTVSQTYSREISGNSAISPHLGKFHGIVNGIDPDIWDPCNDQFIPVSYTSENVMEGKRAAKDALQQRLGLKRSDLPLVGIITRLTVQKGIHLIKHAVWRTLEQNGQVVLLGSAPDPRIQNDFVNLGNQLHNSHADRARFCLTYDEPLSHLIYAGADFILVPSIFEPCGLTQLIAMRYGSVPIVRKTGGLYDTVFDVDNDKERAQAQGLEPNGFSFEGTDAGGMDSALNRAFPAWSNAREWFYSLCKRVMEQDWSWNRPALDYMELYHSTRN; encoded by the exons ATGGCGATGTCTCTACAGCCGCAGTGGGCGCTATCTTGCCGGAGAACGACCTCGGCGAACACCCGGGTCAGGGTGATGCCGGTTCTCGGGCTTTTCTCCCGC TCATCACTAAGGTATCAAGAAGTTAGAATCAAATTTATACCTTGTGCGCTGGCAAGTTCAG ACTATTCTAAAAGGCACCCCAAAAGGATCTTGATCCCAAAGACAAAGGCTTCTTCTACTCCAAGAGGATTTGCTCCTATAGCTAGACCATTGGTAGGAACGAGCACTCAAAAAAGAGATCAAAATGACACCGAAGACAAAGAACCATCGCATACTCCTAGCAGTACCCTAACCGATAAAATATTTACTAGGGATTCACAAGTGGCTGATAAAAATTTCTCAGGCATCCCTTTTACTGCTACAATTGATACTGAATGTGATGTACCTACAGTGCTGTCTGGCAATGAAGAACATGGACAAGGTCTGGGAACTCTGTATGTCAAAGTTGATCATAGTGACAAAATAATAGAAAATGGGGAAAAGAATGGCCAGTTCAATGAAGTGGAAAGGCATGTGGCCCTTGGTAATGATCAGATAGGCGGAATATCGATATCAGAAAAGACATCAATAGCTGATCAACAGGAGGAAAAACCCAGTAACcgtgaaaataattttgataaagatGACACTGATTTTGGGGACTCATTACTCAAACATAGAGAAGAATTTGATGCACTCAAACAAAGAAAACAATTGGAGGATCTTGCTAATGAAAACTTCTCAAGAGGTAATAAAATATTTGTGACTCCAGAAGTGGTGACTCCAGACCAagttatcaaaattttcttgaaCCAAAATTTATCTGTATTGGCAACTGAAACTGAAATTTTAATCAAGGGTGCTTACAATGGTTGGAAATGGAAATTTTTTACAGAGAAATTGCAGAAAACCAATCTTATAGGAGATTGGTGGGCTTGTGAACTCTATGTGCCTAAGGAGGCATATAGAGTGGATTTTGTATTTTTCAATGGTGCCGATGTATATGAGAATAATGATTATAAAGATTTCTCTATATCTGTAGAAGGTGATATGGATGAAACTAAATTTGAAGAATTCTTGcttgaagaaaagaagaaggagcttgAAAGACTTGCTGCCgaggaaaatgaaaagaaaaggctgGCAGAAGAGCAGCGCCAGAGGGAAGCAGAAAAAGCTGCAATTGAGTCTGACAGATTACAAGCAAAGACACAAGTAGAGAAAAGAAGGCAGGGATTGCATCATGTAATGAAATTGGCTTCACAATCAGCTCACCATGTATGGCAAATGGAGCCTAGTTTATTTGAAGGTGGTGACAGGATTAAACTGTATTATAACAGAAGTTCACACCCACTTGCCCATGCTTCAGAGATTTGGGTTCATGGAGGTCACAACAACTGGAGTGAAGGACTGTCTATTGTCAGGGAACTTTCCCGTTCTGAGAAAGTTGATGGTGATTGGTGGTGTGTTGATG TTGTTGTGCCTGATCAAGCAGTGGTTCTGGATTGGGTTTTTGCCAATGGACCACCAGGAAAGGCAGTTTGTTATGACAACAACAACCTTAATGACTTTCATGCTACTGTACCAAAGGGCATGCCTGATGAACTTTTCTGGGTTGAAGAAGAGCAACGAATCTTCAGAAAGCTTCAAGAAGACAGAAGAAAAAAG GCTGAAAAAATTGAGCGCGTGAAAGCTGAAACAAAGGAAAGGACAATGAAAATGTTTTTGTTGTCTCAAAAGCATATAGTGTATACTGAACCAGTTGATGTGCAAGCTGGAAAAATGGTCTCCATTTTTTATAATCCATCTAATACTGTCCTAAATGGAAAGCCTGAAGTTTGGTTTAGGTGTTCATTCAACCGTTGGAGTCACCCTAAAGGACCTCTACCACCTCAAAAAATGGTTCTGGCAGAGAATGGTTCACACCATAAAATAACTG TTAAGGTCCCTATTGATGCCTATATGATGGATTTTGTTTTCTCGGAGAAGGAAGATGGCGGACTCTATGATAACAGAAATAAGATGGATTATCATATACCTGTCACGGGAAGCATTGCAAAGGAACCACCTATGCACATTGTCCATATTTCTGTTGAGATGGCACCTATTGCGAAG GTTGGTGGTCTTGGGGATGTTGTTACTAGTCTTTCTCGGGCAGTTCAAGATTTGGGCCATAAAGTTGATGTTATTCTTCCAAATTATAATTGTATGAATCTTAACAAT GTGAAAGACTTCCATTACCACAGCACCTTTTCTTGGGGTGGGACAGAAATAAAAGTTATGTTCGGCAAGGTTGAGGGCCTTTCTGTATATTTTTTAGAGCCACAAAATGG GATGTTCTCGGTGGGGTGCATATATGGTAGAAATGATGATGGGAACAGATTCGGTTTCTTTTGTCATGCTGCCCTGGAGTTTCTCCTTCAAAGTGGATTTCAACCT GATATTTTGCATTGCCATGATTGGTCCAGTGCTCCTGTAGCATGGTTATTTAAAGAACACTACATTCACAACGGACTGAGTAATTCTCGAGTAGTTTTTACAATTCATAATCTTGAGTTTGGGATACAGAACATTGCCAGAGCAATGATGTTTGCTGATAAGGCTACCACT GTATCCCAAACATATTCTAGAGAGATTTCTGGAAATTCTGCAATATCTCCTCATCTCGGCAAGTTCCATGGTATTGTAAATGGAATTGATCCAGATATCTGGGACCCATGCAATGATCAGTTCATCCCG GTGTCGTACACATCAGAAAATGTGATGGAAGGTAAGAGGGCTGCTAAAGATGCATTGCAACAAAGACTAGGATTGAAGAGATCAGACCTTCCTTTAGTAGGTATTATTACCCGCTTAACAGTTCAGAAGGGAATTCACCTGATCAAACATGCTGTTTGGCGTACACTTGAACAAAATGGACAG GTTGTTCTTCTTGGTTCAGCTCCAGATCCTCGTATTCAGAATGATTTTGTTAACTTGGGAAATCAATTGCACAATTCACATGCTGATCGTGCACGCTTTTGCTTGACGTATGATGAACCTCTTTCACATCTG ATTTATGCTGGTGCAGACTTTATTCTTGTTCCATCTATTTTTGAACCCTGTGGATTGACCCAACTTATTGCTATGAGATATGGCTCTGTTCCTATAGTTCGTAAAACAGGAG GACTTTATGATACTGTATTCGACGTTGACAATGATAAAGAAAGAGCTCAAGCACAAGGCCTTGAACCAAATGGATTCAGCTTTGAAGGAACTGATGCCGGTGGCATGGACTCTGCCCTCAACAG AGCCTTCCCTGCTTGGTCCAATGCTCGGGAGTGGTTCTACTCGTTATGCAAGCGTGTGATGGAGCAAGACTGGTCCTGGAATCGGCCTGCACTGGACTACATGGAGCTCTACCATTCCACCAGGAACTAA